The window CTACCAGGAGCGGCTCGAGCAGCTCCGGAGCGACGTGGTCGCGATGGGCGACCTGGTCCTCGACCGGTACGAGACCGCCCTCCGCGCGGCCGAGACGGGCGACGACGACCTCGCCGCCGAGGTGATCGACGGCGACCACGAGATCAACGCCCGGTACCTCGAACTGGAGGAGGAGTGCACGGAGCTGCTCGCACTCCAGCAGCCCGTGGCCGGGGACCTCCGGCTGGTGACGGCGTCGTTCAAGATCATCACCGATCTCGAACGCGTCGGCGACCTGGCGACGAACATCGCCGAGTACGGCGGCGACGACGGCGGGATCCACCCGGCCGTCGACTTCCGTGAGCTCGGCGACGCGGCCGGCGAGATGGTCGCGGACGCGGTCGCGGCCTACGAGGCGTCCGACGCCGAGGCCTGTCGGGAGATCGACGCCCGGGACGACGACCTCGACGAGCGCTGCCGCCGGGCCAGCGAGGCGGTCGTGCGGAGCCTGCTCGAGGCCGACCGCGCCCGCACCGAGGCGGACGGGACCGAGGAGCCGGACCCGGACCGACTCGCGGACACGCTCGACGAGATATCCCACGCCCTGCTGGCGATCCGCGACCTCGAACGCGTCGGGGACCACGGGGTCAACATCGCCGCCCGGACGCTGTACATGATCGAGAGCGACGACGAGCTGATCTACTGAACGACGTCGTCGTCGAGGCGATCGCGGGGGTCGGCCTCGGCGTGAACGGACGAGAGCCGGGACACGTCTCCGAGGAGGCGCTCGCCGCCTCGGACTTCGTCGCCACGATGGGCTGTGCGACGCTGGAGCTGGACGGGGTCGACACCGACGACTGGCACCTCGACGACCCGGGCGAACGCCCGATCGAGGAGGTCCGCGCGATCCGCGACGAGGTCGAGCGCCGCGTGGTCGCCGTCTTCGACGAGCGGTTCGGCGAGGACGGCGGCGAGCGGTACGCGACCGGTCGCTTCTGGAAGGCCTCGCCGATCGAAAAATCGCCGGTCGCCGGTCTGACTCCGGCGATCCGACCGAGCCTCGAGACGGCTCGCGCGTCCGGGGACGCTACGCGTCCGTGATGCTTATCTGTCGGTTGAGGTGGGAGTCGACGTAGTCGCCGTCGTACTCCCAGTTCGTGGACGGGCCCCTGCCGCCGCCGGCGGGATTGAAGGCGCGACTGACGGCCCGCAGTCGGATCCGGTAGGCGCCCTGCTGGTAGCCGGCGGGCACCTCGAACACGACGGTCTGTTTGCGGCTCCGATCGCCGACCGACTGGTGCCAGTACGAGTACCGGTTTGACGGACCGCCGCTCGACGACGGCTGAGTCACCGGCGGATTCCGGCCGCAGCCGTGCGCCGACGCTCGAACGCTCCGGAAGTGTTCGCCCCACGCTCTGAAGGACACGCGGATACCGATGTCTTCCCCGGCCGGTCGCTCGATCCGCGGACACGACTCGGTGATGTCGTTGTCCCACTCCTCGGGCCGTTCCGACATCGGTCCCCAAGCGAGGTCGGTGAGCTCGAGGTCCGGCGCCCGGTTGTCGACCGTGATCGTCGAGGCGGGCGAAGTCGACAGAGGTTCCATGTCCGAGTCGGCGAGCTGGAGCCGCACCTCGTAGGTTCCGTTCCGGTAGCCGCGGGTGTTCCAGTTCAGCACCCAGAACGGGAACAACAGCGGGTTGTCGTTGAGCGTCTCGCCGTAGCACGACTCCAGATACGGCACATCGAGGATCGGGTACCAGCCGTCGGTCCCGGTCGGCTGCACGTGAACCGGGTCGCGGCCGATCGCCGGCACGTGCCACTCGTGGCCGGTGAACGGTCGCTCGGAGCCCCCCTCGTAGGAGTACAGCACCCGGTAGTAGGCCGCCTCCTCGAAGCGGTGACAGCCGTGTAGCTGTAGCGTTCCGGCGAACGGGGCGGTGCCGTCGGGCCGGCCGGTGGACGAGCCGGGCGGTTTCGGGCGGTTGATCCGCCGGGCGTAGCCGGTGGCGTCGTCGTAGATCGGGCTCCGGGTCGGCATCAGACCGATGGACTCGATGGACGGCGTCTCGCACTCGACGTTCTCGGGCGTGAGCCCGTCGCAGGTCGGGATCGAGTTCGCGTTGTCGTCGGCGACGAGGTCGACGTCCAGGGAGCCGCCCTCGTCCCAGCGGACGTCGAAGTACCCCTCCGAGTAGATCGTCTCCGGCGTCCCGTCGCCGTCGACGTCCTGCGTGACGCGGAAGGTGATGTCGGGCACGTCGACGATGGTCCGCCACTCCGGCACGGACACGTCCCGACACCGGAGGAATGGACCGGCAAGCCGGTCGGGGTCGATCGCGGCGAGGATCTCGGAATCGACAGGGATCTCGTCCCCGAGCAGTTCGACTCGTTCGTCGGGATCCGGGCGGGCGAACCCCTTCGGCAGCGGCGGCTCGGGGGGGTCGGGAAACGCCGGCCGATCGAGTAGCGCCGCGGTCTCGGGCTCGAGATCGCCGAACGCACCGCGCTCGGAGCCCGCGCCGAGCCGCAGCGCGATGTCCTCGCCGACGAGCTCGGCCGTGCGCTCGAACGCGCCCGGATCGAACAGCCGCCCGGGCCGGGGGGACGGGTCGGGTCGCGGCCGCGGAGACGGATCGGGTCGCGGTCGGGGGTCCGGCGGGATCACCGGGTCCGGGAACACCTCGGGCCGTTCGAGCACGTCCCGGAGCCGGGGACGGGCTATCTCGGGGAGACAGACGCGTTCGCGGCGGAAGCTGAGGACGCGGTCGATGTCCCAGCGCGGGACGTGGACGCAGAACTCCCCGCACTCGTTGGTCGTCGTCGTCGCGACCGTCTCCCGCGTGCAGTCGAACGGGAAGAACCAGCCGTAGCCGAGGTCCGACGGGAAATAAGAGAGGAACGAGCAGTCGGTGTCCTCGACGTGGACGGTCGCGTTCGGGACGGGATGGTACTCGTCGGTTTCCGCATCGTAGGTGACGACGCGTCCGCAGACCCGCCGGAAGCCCAGCAGGTCGGGATCGATCGCGAACTCCAGCTGGTCGCGAACGTCGAGGGCCGTCGATCCCTCCAGATCCAGCGGCACGTCGTCGGACAGCGTTCGGATGTGGTGCAGTTGTCGATCGGTCACTCGCCAGTCGTCCGGCGTGACGGCGTTGGGCTGTTTCACCGCGACGCGGTCGTCGGCGGCCGGACTGACTGTCGCTTTGATGTCGCGAGCGAGGATGTCGTCGAACATCGCGACGTCCCGGAGGTCTTCCTCCGTGGCCGCCTCCAGGTCGTCGAGCGTCTCGTAGCCGGCGACGCGGAGCGCCTTCGCTCGCTTGGGGCCGATACCAGGGATCTTCTCCAGTTCGGGTGGGTCGTTTGTGGACATTACGGACACCCTTGGTCCTGTATCCGACAGGACGATAAGTAAATATATTTTAATGACATATATTTTTAACCCAAAATGAGACATACAACATACCGAGCGTTCGAAATTGAGACCGTCGCGACGCCGACGGCCGGCGGACGCGTGCCCCGAGGTCGACGAACGCTTACTCCGGTTCGGCCCGAATCCGCACTTCGATGCCGTCGCCGTCGATAACCGCGATCCCGCCCTCCCGCTCCTCGACGGCGAACTCGACGGCGCCGTCGGACGCGACCGCGTCGAGTCGGGTCCGCACCGCGTCGAGCGCGGCGTCGTCCGGCACGACTACCTCGAACCACGCGAGCCCGTGCCCGGACGCCGGCCTCGTCCGGCCCCGCCACGTGTTCGCGCCGAGGTGGTGGTGGTAGCCGCCGGCGGCGACGAACCGGACGTCGGGTCCGGTCATGCCGACCTCGAAGCCGAGCCCGTCGACGTACACAGCCTCGAACGCCGACAGCGACGTGACCTCGAGGTGGACGTGGCCGACGTCGGTGCCGGGCGGGACGCGGTCGACGGACGAGTCCGACGCCTCCCCCGACTCCCCGCCCGCCGCCGCGGCGACCTCCTCGACGTCGAGCGGCTCGGTCGCCATCCGGACCGTGTCGTCGTCGGCGAGCGGCCACTCCTCGCGGGAGCGGTCGCGGTAGATCTCCACGCCGTTCCCCTCCGGGTCGTCGAGGTAGAGCGCCTCGCTGACGAGGTGGTCGGAGGCGCCGTCGAGCCGCCAGCGGTCGCGCACCCGGCCCAGCGCCTCGCCGAGCGCGGCTCGGGAGGGGACCCGGAACGCCGTGTGAAAGAGTCCGGCGTCGGTGGGGCCGCGCTCGGGGGCGTCCGGGTCGCGTCGCAGGACGAGCAGCTCCTCGTCGCCGACGCCGAGGACGGCCTCGTCGCCGTCGCGGTCGAGGACCGCGAGGCCGACGACGTCGCGGTAGAAGGCGGTCGTCTCGCCGAGGTCGGCGACGCGGAGCGCGGCGCGGCCGATCCGCGTCCCGGCCGGGAGGCGGTCGGCGTGAGGATCACCGGTCATACCTCTACTGAGGGGCGCCGCGCGTTCAACGCGTCGGTCGCGGAAGCCGGGGTCCGGGGATCCGCCCGCGATCGGGTCGGCGAATCCCACCCGATCGTCCGTTAGAGTCAAGCGGTGGGGCGACGCAGTACCCGACATGAGCGTCGAACAGGAGGAGCGGGCCATCCGGTGTCTGGTCGCGAAGGTCGGGCTCGACGGCCACGATCGGGGCGCACACGTGATCGCGCGGGCGTTCCGCGACGCCGGCTTCGAGGTCGTCTACTCCGGGCTCCACCGCGCGCCCGAGGACATCGTGCAGGCGGCGGTCCAAGAGGACGTCGACGTGCTCGGGATCTCGATCCTCTCGGGCGCGCACAACACCCTCGTGCCGAAGGTGATAGAGGGGTTAAAAGAGTACGACGCCTTCGAGGACACCCTCATCCTAGTCGGCGGGATCATCCCCGACGACGACGAGGACGAGCTCAAGGAGCTCGGCGTCGCCGAGGTGTTCGGGCCGGGCACGCCGATGGAGGAGACGATCGAGTTCATCCGGAACAACGTGCCGGAGCGAGCGTAGATGGACGGGCCGCAACGCGACGGGTCGGCGGCGGGAGCCCCGGAGCTGGACGACCGCGACGCCGAGCTCGTCGAGGAGCTGCTCGCCGGGAGCCACCGGGCGCTCGCCCGCGTCATCACCCGGATCGAGGACCGCGCCGCTGGCCACCGGGCGATCGTCTCCGCGCTCCACGAGCACACCGGCGGCGCGGACGTGATCGGGATCACGGGCTCGCCCGGCGCCGGGAAGTCGACGCTCGTCGACAAGCTGGCGGCCGCCTACCGCGAGCGCGGCGACACCGTCGGCGTCGTCGCGGTCGACCCCTCCTCGCCGTACACCGGCGGCGCCGTGCTCGGGGACCGGATCCGGATGGGATCGAACGTCGGCGACATGGACGTCTTCTTCCGGTCGATGAGCGCGCGCGGCCAGCTCGGCGGGCTCTCGATGGCGACCGCGGACGCCGTGAAGGCGCTCGACGCCTTCGGGAAGGACGTCGTCGTCATCGAGACGGTCGGCGCCGGCCAGAACGAGGTCGACGTGGTGCGGACCGCCGACACGGTCGCGGTACTCGTCCAGCCCGGCTCCGGCGACGACGTGCAGACGCTGAAGGCCGGCATCTTAGAGATCGGCGACGTGTTCGTCGTCAACAAGGCCGACATGGACGGCGCGGAGCGCACCCTCGCCGAGCTAGAGGAGATGGTCCACCGGCGCGAGGGACCGACGAAGGGGCTGGAGACGGGCCATCACGGGTTCGACGCGCCGGAGCACCCGGACGACCCGGATCGCTTCGACGACTCGGGCGACTCCGAGGGCGACGGCGACTCGGACGCCGACGAGTGGACCCCCGAGGTGCTCCGGACGGTCGCGAACACGGGCGAGGGCGTCGACGAGCTGATCGCGGCGTTCGACGCCCACGCCGCGCACCTCCGGGAGTCGGGCGAGATCGAGGCGACGAAGCGCCGGCGCTACGCCGAGGAGATCCGGACGCTCGTGCGCTCGGACGTCGGCGCGCTGGCGGCCGACGAGATCGAACGGCGCGGCGGGGTCGACCGGCTCGCCGAGGCGGTCCGCCGGCGCGAGACCGACCCGTACAGCGTCGCCGCCGAGGTCGTCGCCCCCATCGTCGACTGCGTAGAAACGGACCGGGAGTAACCGACCGAGCGGCGACGGCCGGGCAGCAACGGGCGGGCGGCGACGGACGGCGGCGCGACCGCCCGGTCGGGCCACGAGGTATAAGTCGCCAGCGGACCAACAGGTTTCCATGAAGCTCAGGAACCTCGCCGGGACCGCCCTCCTCGGCGTCGGCGCGCTCGCCGCCCTCAACACCGGGCTCCGGTACGAGGGAGAGCTAGAGGCCCCGCTCGACGGCGACGACGGCGTCTTCCGCTGGCGCGGGATGGACGTGGCGTTCACCGAGGCGGGAGACCCGGACGACCCGGACCTCGCGCTGCTCCACGGGATCAACGCCGCCGGCTCCTCCGGCGAGTGGCGCGCGGTGTTCGACGACCTGGCGGCCGACTACCACGTGATCGCGCCGGACTTCCCGGGGTACGGCCGCTCCGACCGGCCGCCGCTGCGGTACTCCGCCGCGCTGTACGAGGACTTCGTCCGGGACTTCCTCGCCGACCTCCACGAGCCGGCCGTCGTCGCCTCGTCGCTGTCGGCCGCGTACGCCGCCTCGGCGGCGACCGGGGAGGGCTCGGGGGACGACGGCGTCGGCCTGCGCGGCTTCGTCGGCGTCTGTCCGACGAGCACCGCGGGGCCGAGCCCGCCGAAGTCGTGGCTCCGCGAGCTGCTCCGGTCCCCGCTGGTCGGGGACGCGCTGTTCAACGTCATCGCGTCGAAGCCGTCGATCCGGTACTTCAACGCCGACCACGGCTACGACGATCCGACGAACCCGAGCGAGGAGTGGACCGACTACGAGTGGCGGACGACCCACGTCGAGAACGCCCGGTTCGCGCCGGCCTCCTTCGTCTCCGGCTACCTCAACAGCGACCTCGACCTGGCGGCCGCGCTCGCCGACCTCGACGTGCCGCCGACGATCGTCTGGGGGCGCGAGGCCGAGGTGAGCCCCCTCGCGGACGGCCGCGACCTCGCCGACGAGTCCGGCGCGCGGCTCGTCGTCTTCGACCGCGCGCGGCTGCTCCCGCACGTCGAACACCCGGACCGGTTCGTCGAGACCGTCCGAGAGAGCCTCGTCGCGGGCGCGACCGCCTGAGACGAGGCTCTCGCGCACCGGACGCCGGGACCGCCCTCGCGTCGAATAGGTCGGGATCCCAGTATCAGACCTGAGCATCGGGGAGGAATCGGTTTAGGCGGGGGTCGCCGACGCGGAGATATGACCGACCCATCCCTTCGAGTGCTCTGCGTCGACGACGAGCCGGGGCTCGCCGCGCTCGTCGCGGCGTACCTCGAACGCGACGACGGGATCGACTGCGAGGCCGTCGCCGAGACGGACCCCGAGACCGCGTTGGACCGCATCGAACGCGAGGCGTTCGACTGCGTCGTGAGCGACTACGACATGCCCGGTCGCACCGGGGTCGAGCTCCTCTCGGCCGCGCGGGAGACCGAGCCCGACCTCCCCTTCCTCCTCTTTTCCGCGACCGATCCGAACGCCATCGCGGCCGAGATGGTCCGCGCCGGCGTCAGCGACTACGTCAACAAGCGCGGGGGCGCCGACGGATACACCGCGCTCCTGCGTCGGGTCGAGCACGCCGTCGACGGCGAGGGCGGAAGCTTCGGGACGGGCCAAGTGCAGGCTGGAACCGACGGCGTCGATCCCGCGACCGACGTTGCGCTCGACGGGGTCTGTACGGTCGCCCCCGACGGCACCTTCGAGTTCGTCGGCGAGGAGTACGGGGAGCTGTACGGCTACGACCCGGACGAGCTCGTCGGCGAGCCCTGGCAGCGCCTCCACCCGGACGCGGAGATCGAACACATCCGGAGCCACGTCATCCCCGCGGTGATGGAGGGCGAACGGTGGACGGGGACGAGCGAGGGGCTCCGCGCGGACGGGACGACGTTCGCGGAGTCGAAGCTGGTGAGCACCACCGCGGACGACCGGCTCGTCATCGCGGTGTCGCCGTTCGACGAGGTCGCCGGCGAAACCCCCGCGAGCGACTGACGACCGCGCCTCACGCGTCCCGCCGCACGTACAGCGTCTTCTCGCAGGCCGCGTGGACGGTCCCCGCCTCGT is drawn from Halorubrum sp. CBA1229 and contains these coding sequences:
- a CDS encoding helix-hairpin-helix domain-containing protein is translated as MSTNDPPELEKIPGIGPKRAKALRVAGYETLDDLEAATEEDLRDVAMFDDILARDIKATVSPAADDRVAVKQPNAVTPDDWRVTDRQLHHIRTLSDDVPLDLEGSTALDVRDQLEFAIDPDLLGFRRVCGRVVTYDAETDEYHPVPNATVHVEDTDCSFLSYFPSDLGYGWFFPFDCTRETVATTTTNECGEFCVHVPRWDIDRVLSFRRERVCLPEIARPRLRDVLERPEVFPDPVIPPDPRPRPDPSPRPRPDPSPRPGRLFDPGAFERTAELVGEDIALRLGAGSERGAFGDLEPETAALLDRPAFPDPPEPPLPKGFARPDPDERVELLGDEIPVDSEILAAIDPDRLAGPFLRCRDVSVPEWRTIVDVPDITFRVTQDVDGDGTPETIYSEGYFDVRWDEGGSLDVDLVADDNANSIPTCDGLTPENVECETPSIESIGLMPTRSPIYDDATGYARRINRPKPPGSSTGRPDGTAPFAGTLQLHGCHRFEEAAYYRVLYSYEGGSERPFTGHEWHVPAIGRDPVHVQPTGTDGWYPILDVPYLESCYGETLNDNPLLFPFWVLNWNTRGYRNGTYEVRLQLADSDMEPLSTSPASTITVDNRAPDLELTDLAWGPMSERPEEWDNDITESCPRIERPAGEDIGIRVSFRAWGEHFRSVRASAHGCGRNPPVTQPSSSGGPSNRYSYWHQSVGDRSRKQTVVFEVPAGYQQGAYRIRLRAVSRAFNPAGGGRGPSTNWEYDGDYVDSHLNRQISITDA
- the meaB gene encoding methylmalonyl Co-A mutase-associated GTPase MeaB, which gives rise to MDGPQRDGSAAGAPELDDRDAELVEELLAGSHRALARVITRIEDRAAGHRAIVSALHEHTGGADVIGITGSPGAGKSTLVDKLAAAYRERGDTVGVVAVDPSSPYTGGAVLGDRIRMGSNVGDMDVFFRSMSARGQLGGLSMATADAVKALDAFGKDVVVIETVGAGQNEVDVVRTADTVAVLVQPGSGDDVQTLKAGILEIGDVFVVNKADMDGAERTLAELEEMVHRREGPTKGLETGHHGFDAPEHPDDPDRFDDSGDSEGDGDSDADEWTPEVLRTVANTGEGVDELIAAFDAHAAHLRESGEIEATKRRRYAEEIRTLVRSDVGALAADEIERRGGVDRLAEAVRRRETDPYSVAAEVVAPIVDCVETDRE
- the phoU gene encoding phosphate signaling complex protein PhoU; this encodes MPRENYQERLEQLRSDVVAMGDLVLDRYETALRAAETGDDDLAAEVIDGDHEINARYLELEEECTELLALQQPVAGDLRLVTASFKIITDLERVGDLATNIAEYGGDDGGIHPAVDFRELGDAAGEMVADAVAAYEASDAEACREIDARDDDLDERCRRASEAVVRSLLEADRARTEADGTEEPDPDRLADTLDEISHALLAIRDLERVGDHGVNIAARTLYMIESDDELIY
- a CDS encoding VOC family protein, which produces MTGDPHADRLPAGTRIGRAALRVADLGETTAFYRDVVGLAVLDRDGDEAVLGVGDEELLVLRRDPDAPERGPTDAGLFHTAFRVPSRAALGEALGRVRDRWRLDGASDHLVSEALYLDDPEGNGVEIYRDRSREEWPLADDDTVRMATEPLDVEEVAAAAGGESGEASDSSVDRVPPGTDVGHVHLEVTSLSAFEAVYVDGLGFEVGMTGPDVRFVAAGGYHHHLGANTWRGRTRPASGHGLAWFEVVVPDDAALDAVRTRLDAVASDGAVEFAVEEREGGIAVIDGDGIEVRIRAEPE
- a CDS encoding response regulator, with translation MTDPSLRVLCVDDEPGLAALVAAYLERDDGIDCEAVAETDPETALDRIEREAFDCVVSDYDMPGRTGVELLSAARETEPDLPFLLFSATDPNAIAAEMVRAGVSDYVNKRGGADGYTALLRRVEHAVDGEGGSFGTGQVQAGTDGVDPATDVALDGVCTVAPDGTFEFVGEEYGELYGYDPDELVGEPWQRLHPDAEIEHIRSHVIPAVMEGERWTGTSEGLRADGTTFAESKLVSTTADDRLVIAVSPFDEVAGETPASD
- a CDS encoding cobalamin B12-binding domain-containing protein, with the translated sequence MSVEQEERAIRCLVAKVGLDGHDRGAHVIARAFRDAGFEVVYSGLHRAPEDIVQAAVQEDVDVLGISILSGAHNTLVPKVIEGLKEYDAFEDTLILVGGIIPDDDEDELKELGVAEVFGPGTPMEETIEFIRNNVPERA
- a CDS encoding alpha/beta hydrolase, producing the protein MKLRNLAGTALLGVGALAALNTGLRYEGELEAPLDGDDGVFRWRGMDVAFTEAGDPDDPDLALLHGINAAGSSGEWRAVFDDLAADYHVIAPDFPGYGRSDRPPLRYSAALYEDFVRDFLADLHEPAVVASSLSAAYAASAATGEGSGDDGVGLRGFVGVCPTSTAGPSPPKSWLRELLRSPLVGDALFNVIASKPSIRYFNADHGYDDPTNPSEEWTDYEWRTTHVENARFAPASFVSGYLNSDLDLAAALADLDVPPTIVWGREAEVSPLADGRDLADESGARLVVFDRARLLPHVEHPDRFVETVRESLVAGATA